In Pantoea cypripedii, the DNA window TACAACCTGTGCGTGAGTTATGCGAAGGCTGTTCTCAGCTTAGGCAAGAAGCGAACCAATATTTAATTGGTTCAGAAGGAGCAAGAAGGATTCAGGAATAACCCTATGATCGTTAAGTAAAACTTTTTTTCGTGCCAGGTAAAAACTGAGAAGTTCATCAACCTGGGCCTGAGCGGCCTGCGTCATGTTGGTGCGCGGCTGCTGCACCGCTGTGCAGAATCGTGCAGACTGGGGCGGTGTTTTTTATAAAATTCTTTGTTTTTCAATTAAATAAAACATTGGCACTTTTCTTGCCTGACTTTAGCCAGATGCAGGAGCGATAGCGGGTAACCGATGTCGCCAGACAATTTGCAATGGGTCACTAGGGTTCCGATCGCGAGATGCTGGTCCGAGAGTGACCGACCGTCCTCTGACGGTTACACGGCGGGATAAAAGCCCGGGAGGAAAGCGAGATCGTTACTCGCCGCCTCCTGCTTTTATTCGTCCGCTAACGTCAGAGGAACCACCATGATCAAAGCCTGTCTCCGTGTGCTGTTGCTTTGTACCATCGCGCTGTTCAGCGTTAACACGCTGGCCGCCGCCAAACCCTCCTTCAAGATTTGCTGGTCCATTTATGCAGGCTGGATGCCGTGGGATTACGCCCAGCAGAATGGCATCGTCAAAAAATGGGCCGATAAATACGGCATCGACATCCAGTTTGTGCAGGTCAACGACTATATCGAGTCGGTCAACCAATACACCGCAGGCGGCTTTGATGGCTGCACCATGACCAACATGGATGCGCTGACCATTCCGGCCACCGGCGGTGTCGACAGCACCGCGCTGATCGTCGGCGACTATTCCAACGGCAACGACGGCATCCTGCTGAAAGGCGCGGATAGTGTGGCGGCGCTGAAAGGCAAACCGATCAATCTGGTGCAACTGTCGGTATCCCATTACCTGCTGGCGCGGGCGCTGGAGAAATCCGGCATGAGCGAAAAAGATGTCAAAGTGGTCAACACCGCCGATGCCGATCTGGTGGCGGCTTTTGGCACGCCAGACGTCAACTCAATTGTTACCTGGAACCCACTGCTGGCAGAGGCGAAGAAAGTGCCGAACAGCCATCTGATCTTCTCCTCGGCGCAGATTCCGGGCGAAATCCTCGACCTGCTGGTGGTCAACACCAACACCCTGAAGAAGTACCCGCAGCTGGGCAAAGCGCTGACCGGGGCCTGGTATGAAACCCTGAAAACCATGTCTGGCCCAGGTGCGACCGCAGTTGCGGCACGCACGCAAATGGCGCAGGCATCCGGCACCGACCTCGCCGGTTTCGACCAGCAGCTGGCCGCCACCCATCTGTTCGGTGATGGCAAAACCACTCTCGATTTCGTCGATAGCCCGCAGCTGAAAGCCACAATGCAGCTGGTGGCGGAGTTCTCCTTCAAACATGGCTTGCTGGGCGAGGCTGCGCCGAGTGCCGATGTGGTGGGGGTGGAAACACCGGCGGGTAACTGGGGTAACGCGGGCAACATCAAACTGCGCTTTATCGATACCTACACCAAACTGGCGGCCGCAGGCCAGCTGTAAGCGGGAGCAAAGCCGATGCGTAAACTGATTAACTATCAACCGCTGCCGATGGGCCGCCTGTTGCTCGGTGTGCTGCCGCTGCTGGCGTTGCTGCTGGTGTATCTGTTCGCGTCGGATGCGCGTCTGAGCCTCAACGCGGCGGATAAGTTGCTGCCGGGGTTCAACGCCATGGGTGACGCCATCAACCGGATGGCGTTTCAGCCCAGCCCGCGTACCGGGGAGTATCTGCTGTGGACCGACACCGCCGCCAGCCTGATGCGTCTGCTGAGCGGCGTGTTAATCAGCGCCATGCTGGCGCTGGCGATTGGTCTGTTCACCGGTGCGTTGCCGGTGGTGCGTGCGGTGCTGGCTCCGCTGGTGACGCTGTTCGCCCTGGTGCCGCCGCTGGCGATTCTGCCGATTCTGTTTATCTGCTTTGGCCTCGGTGAAGTGTCGAAAGTGGTGCTGATTGTCATCGGCATCACCCCGTTGATTGCCCGTGATTTACAACTCCAGGTGGAGAAAATCCCGCGTGAGCAGCTGGTGAAGGCGCAGACGCTGGGCGGCAATAGCGCACAGATTTTGTGGCGGGTGATCCTGCCACAGCTGATGCCGCGTCTGTTCGATGCGGTGCGCCTGTCACTCAGCTCAGCGTGGCTGTTCCTGATCGCTGCGGAAGCCATCGTTGCCACCGAAGGACTGGGTTACCGCATCTTCCTGATGCGTCGTTATCTGGCGATGGATGTGATTTTGCCTTACGTCGCCTGGATTACCCTGCTGGCCTTTGCCCTCGACCTGCTGCTGCGGCTGATTAGCCGTCGCTGCTGGCCGTGGTATTACGCCAAATAAGGAGTACCGCATGCCCTTACTGCAACTGAAAAACCTTGAGAAGCACTATGGTCAGCAGGTGGTGCTGGAGCGTCTGAACATCAGCGTGGAAGAGGGAGAATTTGTGGCGATTGTCGGCGCGTCCGGCTGCGGCAAAACCACCTTTCTCAATATGCTGCTCGGCACCGAAGCCCCGACCAAAGGCGCACTGCTGCTGGATGGTGAACCGATCCCCGATGAACCCGATGCCCACCGTGGTGTGGTGTTTCAGCGCTACTCGGTGTTCCCGCATCTGACGGTGCTGGGCAACGTGATGCTGGCGGAAGAGTTCAGCACCGCACGTTGGCTGGGACGCGTCTGGGGACGCAAACGTCAGGCCATCCGCCAGCGCGCGCAGGCGATGCTGGCGCAGGTGGGCCTCGAACATGCGCAAAGCAAGTATCCGCATCAGCTGTCCGGCGGGATGCAACAGCGACTGGCACTGGCGCAGGCGCTGATGAAGCGACCGCGCATTCTGCTGCTGGATGAACCCTTTGGCGCGCTCGATCCCGGTATCCGCAGCGAGATGCATCAGCTGATTACCCAGTTGTGGCAGCAGCATGGTCTGACCATCTTCATGATCACCCACGATCTGAAAGAAGGCTTCAGCCTCGCCTCGCGTCTGCTGGTCTTCGACAAGCTGCGCCACGATCCCCACGCGCCGGAAGCCTGGGGTGCAACCATTACCTACGACCTGCCACTCGATCGGCAGCGGCCTGCCGATGCGCCGCTGACGGAATCGCAGGTCGCCTGAAGGAGAGAATCATGACTACCTCATACCAGACAACGTTACCGGCTGGTTCGCACTGGTCGTTTGTTATGCGCAGCGGCACTGCGCTGACCCTCACCGATGTGGCGGGCGGCGCGAATGTCGGCATGCTGTTTTACAACCCGGAAAACCTGCTGGAGCGTTACAACGCGCCGGACACCCTCAAGTGCCAGCACACCTTTCGCCTTACCGCCGGGCACTGCCTCTACTCGGACATGGGGCGCATCTTCTGCGGCATTGAAGCGGACAGCTTCGGCTGGCACGAGAGCGTGTGCGGCACGCTGAACGCGCCGCAAACTGCCGCACTTTTTGGTGCCAGCGATTATCAGCAGGCACGTAATCAGCGCCATCAAAATGGCTACGACAGCTTCCTGGTGGAGCTGGCGAAATATGGTCTCGGCAAGCGTGATATGGCCGCCTGCATCAACTTTTTCGCCCAGGTACGCGCCGACGACAACGGCACGCTGCAACGGGAACAGCAGGGTGCTGCCGGGGCGCAGGTCCGGCTGCGTTTCGCCATGGATACTCTGGTGGTGTTGCATACCTGCCCGCATCCGCTCACCCCGGCAGGTGATTATCCGTACCCGCCACTGGGATTGCAGATCGATGCGCAGCGCGCGCCGCTGCCGGAGATTTGCCTGCAACGCGCCGAAAACCAGCGCGGCCTGCGTAATAACGCCCTTTATCAATTGCAGGGAGAGTTGTGATGATCAAAGAAAGTTTACTGAATCCTGCCGAGGCGCATTTTCAGCAGCAGATTGGTGCCGGTGATTACTGGCTGTATCGCATCGAAAAAGGCGCGACGCTGCGTATCACCGATCTGGAAGGCAATCAGGCGGCGGATACGTTGTTCTTCAACGCCGATGATACGGCTGAGCGCTACAGCATGAGCGACACGCTGCGCGGCCAGCAAAATGTGTTTCTGACGGCGGGCAGCGTGCTGCGTTCCAATGACGATCGTCCGATGCTGACCCTCGTTGCTGACACCTGTGGCCGCCACGATACCCTCGGCGGGGCCTGTGCTACGGAGAGCAACACCGTGCGTTATGACCTGGAGAAACGGCATATGCACGCCTGTCGTGACAGCTGGATGCTGGCCGTGGTGGAACACCCCGAATATGGCCTGACGCGCCGCGATATCACCCATAACATCAACTTTTTTATGAACGTACCGGTGACGCACGAAGGCGGGCTGACCTTTGCCGATGGTATTTCAGCGCCGGGTAAATATGTCGAGATGGTGGCGGAGATGAACATCCTGGTGCTGATCTCCAACTGCCCGCAGCTCAACAACCCCTGTAACGGTTACAACCCGACGCCGATTTTAGTCAACGTGTGGTGATCTCCTGACGCAACGGGACGACCCGTTATTTGCCGTCAAGGCCAGCGCAGGACGACCTGCCGGAAAGAGAGTAGAAGTCATGATTGAGCGTGTATTGATTGCCAACCGTGGCGCAATTGCGGTGCGTATTATCCGCACCTTGCAGGCGATGAATATCAGGGCGATTGCGGTGTATGCCGAAGCCGATCGCCACGCGCGCCATGTGCGACTGGCGGATGAAGCCTGGTCGCTGGGCGAGGGCCAGGTGCGCGATACTTATCTGAACCAGGACAAGCTGCTGGCAATTGCCGCGCAGAGCGGCGCACAGGCGCTGCACCCGGGTTACGGTTTCCTCAGTGAAAACCCCGAATTTGTAAACCGTTGCGAGGCGGCGGGCCTGCATTTTCTCGGGCCGAATGCGCAGCAGATGGCGGCGTTTGGTCTGAAGCACCGCGCCCGCGCGCTGGCGCAGGAAAATCATGTCCCGCTGCTGCCCGGCAGCGGGCTGCTGACGTCGCTGGAACAGGCGCAGGCTGCCGCGCTCGACATCGGCTATCCGGTGATGCTGAAAAGCACCGCAGGCGGTGGCGGCATTGGCATGCAGCGTTGCGATGATGCGCAGCAACTGGCCGATGCCTTTACGCGCGTAAAACGCCTGGCAGGCAATAATTTCGCCGACGATGGCGTCTTTTTAGAGAAATTTATCGCCAGAGCGCGCCATATCGAAGTACAGATCTTTGGTGATGGAGTGGGTGAGGTGATTGCGCTCGGCGAGCGTGATTGCTCGGCACAGCGCCGTAATCAGAAAGTGATGGAAGAAACCCCAGCCCCCGGCCTGAGTGACGCAGTACGCGCGGAATTGCAGGCGACAGCGGTACGGCTGGGACGTGCGGTGCAGTACCGCAGCGCCGGTACGGTGGAATATGTTTATGACGAAGGCAGCCAGCAGTTCTGGTTCCTCGAAGTCAACACCCGTTTGCAGGTGGAACACGGCGTGACCGAAATGGTGTACGGCGTGGATCTGGTGCGCTGGATGGTGGAGCTGGCGCAGCAGACGCTGCCGTCGCTCGCCAGTTTGCCACGGGTGGCAACCGGCCATGCGATTCAGGTGCGTTTGTATGCGGAAGATCCGGCGAAGCAGTTCCAGCCGAGCGCCGGTCTGCTCAGTCATGTCGCCTTTCCGGCGGAACTGGCAGCGGCCACCCTGCGGGTCGACAGCAGCGTTGAAAGTGGCATGGAGGTCTCCCCGTTTTACGATCCGATGCTGGCGAAAGTGATTGTGCATGGGGCGGATCGCGCCCTGGCGCTGGCCGGGCTGACGCAGGCGCTGGATGCCACGGAATTGTACGGCATCGAAACCAATCTGCTGTGGCTGCGCCATTTACTGACCCAGGCAGAAGTGCAGCAGGGACGTATTATCACCGCCACCCTCGGGGGCGTACAGTGGCAACCGCCGACGCTGGATATTATCAGCGGCGGCACCCTGACCACGGTGCAGGATGCACCGGGCCGCACCGGTTACTGGCATGTCGGCGTACCCCCCTCCGGGCCGTTCGACAGCCGCGCCTTCCAGCTCGGCAACCGTCTGCTGGGGAATGATCCCCAGGCTGCGGGTCTGGAAATTACCTTGCGTGGCCCGACGTTACGTTTTAATCAGGCCTGTAGCTTCGTGCTGACCGGCGCGCCGCTGGTGGCCCAGCTTGATCTGCAACCGCTTGAGATGAACCAGATTGTCAGCGCTCAGGCCGGGCAAACTCTGACGCTGGGGGAAGTACAGGACGGCAGCCGCAGCTACCTGCTGCTGGCGGGTGGGCTGGATACGCCGCGTTATCTCGGCAGCCGCAGTACCTTTACGCTGGGCAAATTTGGTGGCCATGCCGGACGGGCGCTGCGCGCCGGGGATGTGCTGCACCTCGCTGCCCCTGCGCAATTGCCGGAGGCCGCGTTGCCAGCGGCGTTGCTGCCGCAACTCAACGGCAGCTGGCAGTTGCGGGTGATTTATGGACCGCACGGTGCACCCACTTTCTTTACCGATAACGATATCAGCGAGTTCTTCGCCGCCGAATGGCAGGTGCACTACAACTCCAGCCGCACTGGCATCCGCCTGATTGGCCCAAAACCCACCTGGGCGCGGAGCGATGGCGGCGAGGCGGGGATGCATCCCTCCAATATCCATGACAACGCCTATGCGTTTGGCACCGTCGATTTTACCGGCGATATGCCGGTAATCCTCGGACCGGATGGGCCGTCGCTCGGTGGTTTTGTTTGTCCGGCCACGGTTGCCGAGGCCGATCTGTGGAAGCTCGGCCAGCTGAAAGCGGGCGATCGGGTGCAGTTTGTGCCGATCGATCTGACCACGGCCGATCAACTGGCGCAGGCGCAGCGTGAGGAGATTGCCACGCTGCAGGCGCAACCACTGAGCGTAAGCGCAGCGCTGCCCCTGATTGATCCGGTGTTGCACCAACATGCAGCAGCGGCAGGGCTGCCATCGCTGTGCGTGCGCGCCGCCGGTGACCGTTTTCTGTTGGTGGAATATGGCGATCTTCTGTTAGATATCGCGCTGCGTTTCCGCGTCCATGCACTGATGCAATGGCTGGAGGCGCATCCGCTGCCGGGTCGGCTGGAACTGACGCCCGGCATCCGCTCATTGCAGATTCATTATGACGCGCAGGCCTGTACAAGAAGTGAGCTTCTGGCGCAGATTTTGCACGCTGATAAGTTACTGGGAACCTTAGCGGATGCGGCTGTCCCTTCGCGTACATTGTGGCTGCCGCTCAGCTGGGATGATGAAGCCTGCCGTGTGGCGATTCAACGCTATAGCCAGTCTGTCCGACCCAATGCACCCTGGTGTCCGAGCAATATTGAATTTATCCGTCGTATCAACGGGCTGGATAGTGTTGAGGCGGTGAAAGACATTCTGTTCAGCGCCGCCTATCTGGTGATGGGACTGGGCGATGTCTATCTCGGTGCACCGGTTGCCACGCCGCTCGATCCACGTCATCGCTTAGTGACGACCAAATACAA includes these proteins:
- a CDS encoding putative urea ABC transporter substrate-binding protein, with the translated sequence MIKACLRVLLLCTIALFSVNTLAAAKPSFKICWSIYAGWMPWDYAQQNGIVKKWADKYGIDIQFVQVNDYIESVNQYTAGGFDGCTMTNMDALTIPATGGVDSTALIVGDYSNGNDGILLKGADSVAALKGKPINLVQLSVSHYLLARALEKSGMSEKDVKVVNTADADLVAAFGTPDVNSIVTWNPLLAEAKKVPNSHLIFSSAQIPGEILDLLVVNTNTLKKYPQLGKALTGAWYETLKTMSGPGATAVAARTQMAQASGTDLAGFDQQLAATHLFGDGKTTLDFVDSPQLKATMQLVAEFSFKHGLLGEAAPSADVVGVETPAGNWGNAGNIKLRFIDTYTKLAAAGQL
- a CDS encoding ABC transporter permease yields the protein MRKLINYQPLPMGRLLLGVLPLLALLLVYLFASDARLSLNAADKLLPGFNAMGDAINRMAFQPSPRTGEYLLWTDTAASLMRLLSGVLISAMLALAIGLFTGALPVVRAVLAPLVTLFALVPPLAILPILFICFGLGEVSKVVLIVIGITPLIARDLQLQVEKIPREQLVKAQTLGGNSAQILWRVILPQLMPRLFDAVRLSLSSAWLFLIAAEAIVATEGLGYRIFLMRRYLAMDVILPYVAWITLLAFALDLLLRLISRRCWPWYYAK
- a CDS encoding ABC transporter ATP-binding protein, encoding MPLLQLKNLEKHYGQQVVLERLNISVEEGEFVAIVGASGCGKTTFLNMLLGTEAPTKGALLLDGEPIPDEPDAHRGVVFQRYSVFPHLTVLGNVMLAEEFSTARWLGRVWGRKRQAIRQRAQAMLAQVGLEHAQSKYPHQLSGGMQQRLALAQALMKRPRILLLDEPFGALDPGIRSEMHQLITQLWQQHGLTIFMITHDLKEGFSLASRLLVFDKLRHDPHAPEAWGATITYDLPLDRQRPADAPLTESQVA
- a CDS encoding urea amidolyase associated protein UAAP1, whose protein sequence is MTTSYQTTLPAGSHWSFVMRSGTALTLTDVAGGANVGMLFYNPENLLERYNAPDTLKCQHTFRLTAGHCLYSDMGRIFCGIEADSFGWHESVCGTLNAPQTAALFGASDYQQARNQRHQNGYDSFLVELAKYGLGKRDMAACINFFAQVRADDNGTLQREQQGAAGAQVRLRFAMDTLVVLHTCPHPLTPAGDYPYPPLGLQIDAQRAPLPEICLQRAENQRGLRNNALYQLQGEL
- a CDS encoding urea amidolyase associated protein UAAP2; its protein translation is MIKESLLNPAEAHFQQQIGAGDYWLYRIEKGATLRITDLEGNQAADTLFFNADDTAERYSMSDTLRGQQNVFLTAGSVLRSNDDRPMLTLVADTCGRHDTLGGACATESNTVRYDLEKRHMHACRDSWMLAVVEHPEYGLTRRDITHNINFFMNVPVTHEGGLTFADGISAPGKYVEMVAEMNILVLISNCPQLNNPCNGYNPTPILVNVW
- the uca gene encoding urea carboxylase codes for the protein MIERVLIANRGAIAVRIIRTLQAMNIRAIAVYAEADRHARHVRLADEAWSLGEGQVRDTYLNQDKLLAIAAQSGAQALHPGYGFLSENPEFVNRCEAAGLHFLGPNAQQMAAFGLKHRARALAQENHVPLLPGSGLLTSLEQAQAAALDIGYPVMLKSTAGGGGIGMQRCDDAQQLADAFTRVKRLAGNNFADDGVFLEKFIARARHIEVQIFGDGVGEVIALGERDCSAQRRNQKVMEETPAPGLSDAVRAELQATAVRLGRAVQYRSAGTVEYVYDEGSQQFWFLEVNTRLQVEHGVTEMVYGVDLVRWMVELAQQTLPSLASLPRVATGHAIQVRLYAEDPAKQFQPSAGLLSHVAFPAELAAATLRVDSSVESGMEVSPFYDPMLAKVIVHGADRALALAGLTQALDATELYGIETNLLWLRHLLTQAEVQQGRIITATLGGVQWQPPTLDIISGGTLTTVQDAPGRTGYWHVGVPPSGPFDSRAFQLGNRLLGNDPQAAGLEITLRGPTLRFNQACSFVLTGAPLVAQLDLQPLEMNQIVSAQAGQTLTLGEVQDGSRSYLLLAGGLDTPRYLGSRSTFTLGKFGGHAGRALRAGDVLHLAAPAQLPEAALPAALLPQLNGSWQLRVIYGPHGAPTFFTDNDISEFFAAEWQVHYNSSRTGIRLIGPKPTWARSDGGEAGMHPSNIHDNAYAFGTVDFTGDMPVILGPDGPSLGGFVCPATVAEADLWKLGQLKAGDRVQFVPIDLTTADQLAQAQREEIATLQAQPLSVSAALPLIDPVLHQHAAAAGLPSLCVRAAGDRFLLVEYGDLLLDIALRFRVHALMQWLEAHPLPGRLELTPGIRSLQIHYDAQACTRSELLAQILHADKLLGTLADAAVPSRTLWLPLSWDDEACRVAIQRYSQSVRPNAPWCPSNIEFIRRINGLDSVEAVKDILFSAAYLVMGLGDVYLGAPVATPLDPRHRLVTTKYNPARTWTAENSVGIGGAYLCVYGMEGPGGYQFVGRTLQMWNRDRQTSVFTQPWLLRFFDQIRFYPVSADELLQIRERFPWGDHPLRIEEGEFRLADYQALLTQQADEISHFQQQRQQAFDSELARWRAEGQFTFDSQLPEQSSEETSIPADCCGVESQVAGSVWQWLVAPGSDIEAGATVGILESMKMEIPIVAPVSGKIHSLQRQVGQQVQAGQLLMVIKPVKL